AAAGAGTACCTAACGCCCAACCACTTTTTTCTTTTGGCGCTTGAGATGCGATCATCGCTGTGGCATTAGGAATATAGCCGGAAAGAATACCATTGAAAAAACGCATGATCAACAACCAGTAGACATTCGGTACAAACGCTAGTGAACCCATCGTGATTGTCATTCCAGCCGCCGCTCTGATCATCATCAGTTTCCGACCTTTTCGATCTGCTAGATTCCCCCAAATAGGTGCTACAATTGCAGCTGCAAACGCTGTAACAGCTATCGCCAGTCCTGAAAATAACTCAATTTGATTTTTTGGCGTTCCTAGTTGTTCAACGTAAACAGGTATAAAGGGCATCACTAAGCTAATACTTGCGCCTGTAAAAAAACAGCCTAACCAAGCAACCATTAAATTCTTTTTCCAATCAATTTTCATCTTAAAGCACACCTCACAAGTTCTTCACTATTACTATACTCCAAATTCTCTAATCTCTCAAAAAATTTTTCTGTAAATAACAATAAAAAGTTTGTGGGAAAAGTTGTTTACAGTCAAGCGGCCATCATGTACCTGTTTACATACATGTGTTTCTTCCCCAATTAGACTAAAAACCGCCTAATGCATAAAGCGCATTGTGCGGTTTTTAGGAATTTGTCAAAAAGACTGACTTTTTGACAACATCTATTTAGATTTTTTGAGGTATTAATAAAACTCAAAGAGTTCTGTCTTAGTCCTTTATTATCTGACGAACTTATAAGATGGCTAAGATAATAAAATTCAAAATAAATAACGCATTGACGACCCAAAGGATTGGGGAAACTTCATTGAACTTACCTTTTGCTACTTTTACGATCGCATAAAAGATAAAACCAGCTGCGATCCCATAAGAAATGCTATAGCATAATCCCATAAAAATCGATGCGAAGAAAGCAGGAACAGCTTCTTCTAAGTTTGTCCATTCAATGTCTTTAAATGAGGCTAACATCATCACACCTACAAGAATCAATGCCGGAGCCGTTGCTTGTGCTGGAACGATGGCAATTAGTGGTGAAAATAAACTACTTAAGGCAAATAAAGCGGCTACTACAACAGACGTCAAACCAGTTCGCCCACCAGCGCCAATTCCTGCGGCACTCTCTACATAAGTTGTTGTATTTGACGTTCCAAAAACAGCCCCAATCGATGTTGCAATCGCATCAGCAAACAGTGCTTTATCCATTTTTGTCGAAAACCCTTTACTATCTTCTAGAGCCAATTCATCTTCCTTAGAAAAAATACCTGTACGACGACCTGTACCGATAAACGTACCAATCGTATCAAATGTATCTGATAAACTAAACGCAATCACTGTCATTAAGACTTGCGGGATTTTTGAGGCATCACTAAACAACGACTGCATCCCGTCAGCTCCAAAAGCTGCACCAAAAGTTGTTCCTAATGCACCAATTGAGCTTCCCAAAGAATTTTCCTGCCAATTGATTGAAGATAAATGAACAACACCTAATGGAATAGCGATAATCGTAGTCGCTACGATCCCAATCAAAATCGCACCACGAACATTTAACACGACTAATACGGTTGTTAAAACTAGACCAATCACGGCCAATATAATTTCTGGATTGTTGAAATTTCCTAAAGCTGGAACAATACTATCTCCATTAACAACGCCATTTTTCGGCTCTGCTTGGACTGTAAAATCCAAAAGCTTAGCATTTTTGATTCCTACATAAGCCACAAAAATTCCAATACCACCGCCGATTGCATGTTGCATACTTTCCGGGATAGCTTTGATAATCAATTTGCGGATTTTAGTCACGGTAATCAAGACGTTGATCAAACCACAGATAAAGACCATCGCCAGTGCTTGCTGCCACGTATAACCTAAACCAAAGACAACAGTGAAGGTGAAAAAAGCGTTAAGCCCCATCCCTGGTGCCTGTGCATAGGGAACATTTGCAAAAAGCCCCATGATCAATGTTCCGATGATCGATGCAATAATTGTTGCTAAAAATACTGCCTGAAATGGCATGCCTGTTTGAGATAAAATTGACGGGTTTACAAATAAAATATAGCTCATTGCAAAAAATGTCGTTACCCCTGCCATCATTTCCGTTGAAATAGTTGTCTTGTTTTCTTTTAATTTGAAAAACTTTTCCATGAAATTGTTTCGCTCCTCTATACACCAAAATTTCACCAGGATAACTTAGTCCCCTTTTTAAAAATTTCCTTTTAAAAAGTCAAATTATTTAAAAAAATATAAGTGCTAGTTCCCTTTTCCTGATGAATACTTTTAAAGTATAGGTGAGAGTCGATATTATTTCAACAAATTATTAACTTTATCAACATTAATTCTTTTTAATGTTCGTGTTTAAACGCATCGACTTAACATACAAAAAAACTTTACAGCTACAAAATACCCCATGCAACTGTAAAGTATGATTTTCTACAAAAATTTTCTTTTTGATAACACAACGAAAGTAGCACTAATAACTGCTAATCCAAATAAAACGGTCGAAATTGATTGTTGTTCACCTGTTTTTGGTAATTCTTTTTTAGTTCCACTTTCAGAAAGATCTTTTGGTTTTGTTACTTCTGTCAGTACTTCTTTCTTAGGTAAAATCTCTATTTGAAAAACAGCTTTATTCCCTTGCAGATCGCTTACGATAGCTGTTAATAGCTTTTTCCCTTTGATTTTTAGTGAAGTGACATTAATCTTGATTCGACCTTCCGAATCAGCTTGTTCAACTAAATCTCCTTTGGGGTCTTCCAATGTCCTTGTCTTAGTCTCAGGTAATTCCCCATCATAAAGTACAATTGTTGCGTTTGGTAATGTAACCCCTCTTAAAAGCTCGTCATCTTCATACAACGGGTCAAATATAGTCGCTCTTTTAAGCGTTTCTTCCCCTTCACTTGGATCTGGCACTTGCGGATCGGTTGGTCGTAACGGGTCAACGAGCTTTTTACGATTCTCAACAGAGGCTGCAATCATTTTTCCAGCCGCTTCTTGGCTTTCGATATAGCCAATGAATGTCTCTGTATCAGGTTGAATCGCATTAACTAAGTTGGCTCCAGTAAAGGCTGAAAAACCATCACCACCACCAAATAAAAAGTCATTGATTACAACAAGATATGTCTGATCTGCCTGAATCGGTGTTCCGTCAGCTTTAAACATTTCATGCACTTTAAACGGTTGTTCCTTATCCTCAGTAGCTACATAAGTATAGTTCAGCCCAGAAATTTGTAAAAAGTACCGCTCTTCTTCATCGTACTGCTCATTTAATACTTGCTCGATTTGAGAGCCAGTCATTTCTACCACTTGCATGATATTCCCAAATGGCTGTACTGCTTGTGCAGCTCCCCAGGTAATATCTCGGTTTTCCTCAACTGCCAAATCAGCACGGATCCCGCCATTATTAGTCATAGCAAAATCAGCATTGATTCCTTGGGCCTTAGCCATGGCCACTTGACCATCTGTAATCAGATTTCCAAGTGGTGATTCCTTCGCTTCATTGACTTCTCTGGTAATCACGCCATTTTCTTTCGCTGTTCCGATTTTTTTATTCGTTACAGTCGCCACACGCTCTTCCGCATCTTTTACCGTTGCTTCAACGTTAGCATCCACTTTAGGAACATCTTTTGCAGCTGGATCAACTGGTAAAACGCTCGCTTTGGGTGTTTCAATAAAGTCCTTAGTTTCAGGATCAAGGATTCCTTGTAGATCAATATACCCTTTTCCCTGCGCTGTAGACTGGACAACCCTTGTTTTATTCACAACACCATTGGTATATTGATGATTATGTGCCGCAAAAAATGCATCTACGCTATTTTCAGGATAAATTTCATTGACCCTATCAATGATTTCGGCAGCTTCCCCATTGACTTTCTCTGCTTTACTAGTAGCCGGTATATGCGCTAACACGATGATTGCATTCACACCTTCTTCCTTTAGCTTACTAGAATAATAGGCAATCGTTTCAGCTTCATCTAAAAAGTCATATCCTTCGTAATGTTCTTTTAAAACTAAGTTTGGGATTTCTGTAGTGACGACACCGATAAACCCAACCTTGACTTTATTATTCGTCGGTCCTACTTCTTTGATTGTATAAGGTTTCCAGTTGAAAGGAATTTCTTCTGTTCCCTTTTTGACTACATTACCAATCACGATTTGAGTCTTTGATGCTTCTCGCGGGTAAGCCGTTAAGATACCATAGGGATCATTCAATGGCTTACCACCGATCATGATACGGTTAAACTCTTGGAGACCTTCATCAAATTCATGATTACCTAGTGTTCCAACAGAGAAATCCATCTGGTTCAACACTTTGATTGTCGGCTCATCTTGAAGTAAACCAGAGCTGGCCGGACTTGCGCCAACCATATCGCCAGCCTGCACACGTAATGTTTGAGCACCGTTATTTTTTAAGGCAAACTGTTCTTGCGCTCGATTTAAATACCCCGCCAATAAAGGGGCTGTTCCAGCGTTTGCGATTTTTTTTCCTTCATCATCAAAGAAAGATCCAGTCGTATTTAACGCACCATGAAAATCATTGATCCCTAAAATTTGGAATGGGATGTTTTCATTTTCTGATGATTGTTTATTCATTGTTTTAGCTTCGATCGGCAGATTGTTATTCTCTAATCCTCCAACCGTTTGCGCCTCTACAGCGTTACTAGTCCCAACTAACCCACTGCCTATTCCCCAAATAGTCAATAAAACAGTTAACAAAGAGCCTTGCCACTTTTTCATTCGTATAACTCCTCTTCAATTAATTACAAATACACTTAGCTAAATAGTAACGATTTTCTCACACACTGTCAATACAATTTTTCTTGTTTTTCAAGCGGTTCCAACCATCTTAAACCAATAATAGCAGCTAATAAAATAGCTTGTAGCATTGTAAACAACAAAATAAAGAATGACTTTTCCAATGACCAATTGAAAAAGATGGTTTTCAGCGTCTGGAGAGGCTTTGTAAATAAATGAATGCTATGTAAACGATCAAAACGCCCCACATAAATAGCCAAACTAGATAGAATATTAACAATCAAAAAAATCAAAAAACCTTGCCATTTTCTTTTCAACAAACGTCTTCGATATCCTTCATTGAGAACTGTAAATAAAGTCGCCATCCCTAAAAACCCGTAAACGCAAATTCCCACAGTTAATAAGCTAAAAGAAAGCCAAGCAGATAAAGATTGCTCAAATAGTCGGTTCATTCCTTGGTAAATCGATAATGTTTCTAAATGAAAAAAATCCGTGAATAAATACGGGGCATTTGGATAAAATAGTAACCAGAGTCCTGCTAGTATAAGAAACAATTGATTATTTCTTTGCTGAAAATGCAAACTAAGTTCAATCGGAAGATAGGCTAAAAAAACATTTAACGCCATAAATTGATAAGTCTTAGCAAAAAACAGCATATACACACAATAAAGTAGAGTCCCTATTCGGATCGACCAACGTAACGTAAGATTCACATTTTTCACCGCCTTTTTCATTATAGTGTATCATAAAGAAATTTCTTTCTAAAATTTTCTTGAAAACTTGTCATTCTGCTATTTTATGCTAGACTAAGTTAAAGAAAACTTTCCGGGAGGAACGATTTTGAAAAAATTAATTGCAATCGACTTAGATGGTACCACTTTAAATGCACAATCACTCATTACTGAAACAACTGAAAAAGCGCTGAAAAAAGCAATGGCGCACGGGCACTACGTCAGTATCGTGACTGGACGCCCTTATCGAATGAGCGGTCAATTCTACCGCCAATTAGGCTTAGCAACACCCATGGTCAATTTTAATGGTGCACTTGTTCATATGCCTGAAAAACAATGGGCAGATGAAAAAGAAACTGGAATACAACGAGACTTAGTTTTTGATATTTTGGCTCAAAAGAAAGCCTTGAATCTTGATTTTGTCGCTGCTGAAAATAAAGAGACATTTTACATTGATACTTTGGATTACTTTGATTCGGCATTCTTTGCCTCTGAAGCTACACCAAGCAATCTTTTAACTGCTAAAAATTTGATTACGGACCCAACATCAATGATGGTCCGGACTTCAAAAGATCAAGCAGCACTCGTATCTGACTCTTTAATGAAGCAATATGGAGAGTATGTAGATGTTAGAACTTGGGGTGGACCTACCCCCATTTTGGAAATCGTCTCTAAAGGGATACAAAAAGCCAAAGGTGTGGAGCAAGTCGCTAAGTATTTAGATGTAAAGCGTTCAGATATTATTGCATTTGGCGATGAACATAACGATGAAGAAATGTTAGATTACGTTGGTTGGGGCGTTGCTATGAAAAACGCGACTGATAAGATCAAATCCGTCGCTAATGACGTTACTGACAAAAACAATGATGAAGACGGCTTAGCCGATTATCTAGAACGGTATTTAGAGTTAAATGATTAGTAAGTTTTTAATGACTGGAACAAAGCCTTGTGCTTTATTCCAGTCATTTTTATTTTGCACCTTTGACAAAACTAAAAGCTCTTGTTAAAATAAGAACATACGTTCTGTTTTTATTTAGAAATGAGGGATTGGAATGGATTTGTCTAGAAAGATAGAAATTCTTGCTGAGTCAGCAAAGTATGATGTTTCATGTTCTAGTAGTGGTGTGATGAATAACACGCGAAAAGGCTCGATTGGCAGTACTGCAACAGCTGGAATCTGCCATTCCTTCACAAGTGACGGACGTTGTGTTTCTCTGTTAAAACTATTATTCACAAATGCTTGTATCTTTGATTGTCATTACTGCATCAATCGAAAATCCAATGCCATCCCTCGAGCGACGTTCACGCCACAAGAAGTTGCTGATTTAACGATGGATTTTTATATGAGAAATTACATTGAGGGTCTTTTCCTAAGTTCTGCTATTATAAAAAATGTCGACTATACTAGCGAATTGTTGATTAAAACATTAAAAATTTTACGTTACGAAAAAGCCTTCAAAGGCTATATCCACGTTAAAGCAATTCCAGGGGCTGATGAAAAACTGATTGAAGAACTTGGTTTTTTAGCTGATCGAATGAGCGTCAACGTAGAATTACCTTCAAGAGAAAGTCTCAAACTTTTAGCTCCTGATAAAGATCCCTTAGCACTGTATAAGCCAATGAAGCAAATTACCCACAAGAAAAAAGAAATGGCTCAAGTTCCTGCTTTGCGAAACAGCGCTGCCTTTGTTCCTGCTGGTCAGTCAACTCAAATGATTATTGGCGCTTCTCCGGAAAGCGATCATTCAATCGTTAAAATCGCTGAAAAGCTTTATCAGCAGTATGAATTAAAACGAGTCTATTATTCTGCTTATATTCCTGTAAATCATGATTCCTTGCTACCTGCAATCACAACTGATCCTCCCTTATTAAGAGAGCATCGGTTATATCAAGCAGATTGGCTATTGCGATTTTATCGTTTTTCTGCTGATGAAATTTTATCTGAAGATAAGCCTAATTTCAATTTATATCTAGATCCCAAAGCCAACTGGGCTGTTCAACATTACGAGCAATTTCCTGTCGATGTCCAATCTGCATCGTATGAACAATTATTGCGAATTCCTGGTATCGGTCCTAAAAGTGCCCAAAATATTTTAAAAGCTAGAAAATATTATCAGTTGCATTTATCTGATTTAAAGAAACTAGGAGTCGTTATCAAACGAGCACAATATTTTGTCAGCTGCAACGGTATTACCCAACCTGGATTGGTCAATGATCCTGAGTGGGTGATTTCTTCTTTGATATCATCTAAACAATATGAAACGTTAAAAAAAGCAAATAGCCAACCACTGCACGAGCAATTATCTTTATTTGATGTAGAACGCTTTGAAACAATTAAACGAAAGGAAGCTCGTCATGCTCATTGAAAAAACAACTGAGATTTGGGAATATGATGGAACCTATTATGGCTTTTTAACCCTTGTTTATTTTGCATTCAAAAAAAGACAGTTTCCTGAGGTCATCTTGACACAGGAAACTGCTGTAGAAAATTTATTTTTTAGTCATTGGATCAACACTGATGAGGCTTTAGCAAAAAAAATGCAACAACGTCTAACTCAACGGCTTAGAAAAGAAAATACTCAGTTTATTCTGGATGGGTTTTATTGTTCCCTAAAAGAAAAAGATCGTTGCTTGTTGGATGCTATCCAAATCAGTTTAAATACCGATGATTTAATCATCAATCATCTTGGTCATCCATCTATTCTAGCATTACATAATTCTTTGAAGGCTTTATTTAGTGAAGTCCATCAATTTACAGGTTTTGTGCGCTTTGAATACGTTGGAACATTGCTGTATAGTAAAATCGCCCCAAAACACTTTTCATTACCATATTTATGCCCTCATTTTGCCCAACGCTATTCGCGAGAAACGCTCATGATTTACGATGAGACACATCGGTTATTAGGAATTATAGAGAAAGGGCAAATCCGCTTTATTGAAGACTGTGAAGTACCAACATTCAATAAAGAAAATAGTGAACAGGCCGTCCAAGAAAATTGGCGGAAGTTTCTTCAAGCTGCTACCATTAAGGAAAGGAAAAATGAGCAAGCACAGCTTTCCCATTTACCAAAACGTTATCGCAACCATATGATCGATTTTTATTGATTGCTTGATCGTTAGTCTATTCTAAGATGAATTTTTTTTACAATAAGTTTATCTGATAGATGAGACTGGTTGCTTTGTTCGCCAATTACTTCAGCTAAAATGTTAGTCCGATCTTCTTTTTTCTGAAATTGATAGTCGATCTTCCCAGTTTCATTTAGCTCATTCATCATTTCACTATAATCGTCTGTCTTGATTTTTCTGGTAACAAACCCCAATGATACCAATTGATCATCTAAATTTTTAGTAGAGATCAATGAACCGAAAGCAATTTTTTGGCGAATTGCCTGATTTAATTGCGTTATCTTTAGATCTTGTCCTTGCTCATTCGTCTTTTTCTTGACTAGTCTTTCATATTGTTCTGCAGTCAACATTACTCCAGCAACCTTAT
The Enterococcus silesiacus DNA segment above includes these coding regions:
- a CDS encoding prevent-host-death protein produces the protein MDNKVKEDLIFSITDVKQSPMTIFETAKEKKTGAYIYNRNKVAGVMLTAEQYERLVKKKTNEQGQDLKITQLNQAIRQKIAFGSLISTKNLDDQLVSLGFVTRKIKTDDYSEMMNELNETGKIDYQFQKKEDRTNILAEVIGEQSNQSHLSDKLIVKKIHLRID
- a CDS encoding haloacid dehalogenase, producing MKKLIAIDLDGTTLNAQSLITETTEKALKKAMAHGHYVSIVTGRPYRMSGQFYRQLGLATPMVNFNGALVHMPEKQWADEKETGIQRDLVFDILAQKKALNLDFVAAENKETFYIDTLDYFDSAFFASEATPSNLLTAKNLITDPTSMMVRTSKDQAALVSDSLMKQYGEYVDVRTWGGPTPILEIVSKGIQKAKGVEQVAKYLDVKRSDIIAFGDEHNDEEMLDYVGWGVAMKNATDKIKSVANDVTDKNNDEDGLADYLERYLELND
- a CDS encoding bifunctional metallophosphatase/5'-nucleotidase: MKKWQGSLLTVLLTIWGIGSGLVGTSNAVEAQTVGGLENNNLPIEAKTMNKQSSENENIPFQILGINDFHGALNTTGSFFDDEGKKIANAGTAPLLAGYLNRAQEQFALKNNGAQTLRVQAGDMVGASPASSGLLQDEPTIKVLNQMDFSVGTLGNHEFDEGLQEFNRIMIGGKPLNDPYGILTAYPREASKTQIVIGNVVKKGTEEIPFNWKPYTIKEVGPTNNKVKVGFIGVVTTEIPNLVLKEHYEGYDFLDEAETIAYYSSKLKEEGVNAIIVLAHIPATSKAEKVNGEAAEIIDRVNEIYPENSVDAFFAAHNHQYTNGVVNKTRVVQSTAQGKGYIDLQGILDPETKDFIETPKASVLPVDPAAKDVPKVDANVEATVKDAEERVATVTNKKIGTAKENGVITREVNEAKESPLGNLITDGQVAMAKAQGINADFAMTNNGGIRADLAVEENRDITWGAAQAVQPFGNIMQVVEMTGSQIEQVLNEQYDEEERYFLQISGLNYTYVATEDKEQPFKVHEMFKADGTPIQADQTYLVVINDFLFGGGDGFSAFTGANLVNAIQPDTETFIGYIESQEAAGKMIAASVENRKKLVDPLRPTDPQVPDPSEGEETLKRATIFDPLYEDDELLRGVTLPNATIVLYDGELPETKTRTLEDPKGDLVEQADSEGRIKINVTSLKIKGKKLLTAIVSDLQGNKAVFQIEILPKKEVLTEVTKPKDLSESGTKKELPKTGEQQSISTVLFGLAVISATFVVLSKRKFL
- a CDS encoding biotin synthase, coding for MDLSRKIEILAESAKYDVSCSSSGVMNNTRKGSIGSTATAGICHSFTSDGRCVSLLKLLFTNACIFDCHYCINRKSNAIPRATFTPQEVADLTMDFYMRNYIEGLFLSSAIIKNVDYTSELLIKTLKILRYEKAFKGYIHVKAIPGADEKLIEELGFLADRMSVNVELPSRESLKLLAPDKDPLALYKPMKQITHKKKEMAQVPALRNSAAFVPAGQSTQMIIGASPESDHSIVKIAEKLYQQYELKRVYYSAYIPVNHDSLLPAITTDPPLLREHRLYQADWLLRFYRFSADEILSEDKPNFNLYLDPKANWAVQHYEQFPVDVQSASYEQLLRIPGIGPKSAQNILKARKYYQLHLSDLKKLGVVIKRAQYFVSCNGITQPGLVNDPEWVISSLISSKQYETLKKANSQPLHEQLSLFDVERFETIKRKEARHAH
- a CDS encoding guanine permease, producing MEKFFKLKENKTTISTEMMAGVTTFFAMSYILFVNPSILSQTGMPFQAVFLATIIASIIGTLIMGLFANVPYAQAPGMGLNAFFTFTVVFGLGYTWQQALAMVFICGLINVLITVTKIRKLIIKAIPESMQHAIGGGIGIFVAYVGIKNAKLLDFTVQAEPKNGVVNGDSIVPALGNFNNPEIILAVIGLVLTTVLVVLNVRGAILIGIVATTIIAIPLGVVHLSSINWQENSLGSSIGALGTTFGAAFGADGMQSLFSDASKIPQVLMTVIAFSLSDTFDTIGTFIGTGRRTGIFSKEDELALEDSKGFSTKMDKALFADAIATSIGAVFGTSNTTTYVESAAGIGAGGRTGLTSVVVAALFALSSLFSPLIAIVPAQATAPALILVGVMMLASFKDIEWTNLEEAVPAFFASIFMGLCYSISYGIAAGFIFYAIVKVAKGKFNEVSPILWVVNALFILNFIILAIL